Proteins from a genomic interval of Chanodichthys erythropterus isolate Z2021 chromosome 8, ASM2448905v1, whole genome shotgun sequence:
- the braf gene encoding serine/threonine-protein kinase B-raf isoform X2 — MAALSSAESPPPVFNGDSMNRDPERDPGLDELGAGLESACPGGAANPECQQDIPEEIWNIKQMIKLTQEHLEALLDKFGGEHNPPSIYLEAYEEYTSKLDALQQREQQLLEAIGNGTEFCSSPTPTLLDVKGPGAQSAPIAPNTLAVLQTPTDATRGNPRSPQKPIVRVFLPNKQRTVVPARCGMTVRDSLKKALMMRGLIPECCAVYRVQDGEKKPIGWDTDISWLTGEELHVEVLENVPLTTHNFVRKTFFTLAFCDFCRKLLFQGFRCQTCGYKFHQRCSTEVPLMCVNYDQLDLLLASKFLVHHPITQEEASSEGTTPISEMCPSLPPSESTGSLCHPTVSPSKSIPIPQTFRPGEEDHRNQFGQRDRSSSAPNVHINTIEPVNIDDLIRDQGLPRSDGAPSQHPARCLRKNRTRTSSPLLSSHPNDIVFDFEPEPVFRGSTTGLSATPPASLPGSLPNVKVSKSPCQPRERKPSSSSEDRNKMKTLGRRDSSDDWEIPEGQITLGQRIGSGSFGTVYKGKWHGDVAVKMLNVTAPTPQQLQAFKNEVGVLRKTRHVNILLFMGYTTKPQLAIVTQWCEGSSLYHHLHIIETKFEMIKLIDIARQTAQGMDYLHAKSIIHRDLKSNNIFLHEDLTVKIGDFGLATVKSRWSGSHQFEQLSGSILWMAPEVIRLQDKNPYSFQSDVYAFGIVLYELMSGALPYSNINNRDQIIFMVGRGYLSPDLSKVRSNCPKAMKRLMADCLKKKREERPLFPQILASIELLARSLPKIHRSASEPSLNRAGFQTEDFSLYACASPKTPIQAGGYGEFSAFK; from the exons ATGGCGGCGTTGAGCAGCGCCGAGTCCCCACCGCCCGTCTTCAACGGAGACAGCATGAACCGCGATCCGGAGCGGGACCCGGGACTAGACGAGCTGGGCGCGGGGCTCGAATCCGCCTGTCCCGGAGGAGCGGCAAACCCCGAATGTCAACAGGACATTCCCGAGGAG ATATGGAACATCAAACAGATGATTAAGTTAACGCAGGAGCACCTAGAAGCCCTTTTAGATAAGTTTGGAGGAGAACACAATCCGCCATCTATATACCTGGAG GCCTATGAGGAGTACACTAGTAAGCTGGATGCATTACAGCAGCGGGAACAGCAGCTTTTGGAGGCCATTGGAAATGGAACAGAGTTCTGCTCCTCGCCTACACCCACCCTGCTGGATGTGAAGGGACCGGGTGCCCAAAGTGCCCCCATTGCCCCAAACACCTTGGCTGTCCTGCAGACCCCCACTGACGCAACACGAGGGAATCCCCGCTCCCCCCAGAAACCCATCGTAAGGGTTTTCCTGCCCAACAAACAGAGGACAGTG GTTCCAGCTCGTTGTGGGATGACTGTGAGAGACTCCTTAAAGAAGGCTCTGATGATGCGAGGCCTGATCCCAGAATGCTGTGCGGTCTACAGAGTTCAGGATGG GGAGAAGAAGCCTATTGGCTGGGACACAGACATTTCCTGGTTGACGGGGGAGGAGCTCCATGTTGAGGTTTTAGAGAATGTGCCACTGACGACCCATAATTTT GTGCGAAAGACCTTCTTCACGCTGGCGTTCTGTGACTTTTGCCGGAAGCTGTTGTTTCAAGGCTTCCGCTGCCAGACGTGCGGCTACAAGTTCCACCAGCGCTGCAGCACAGAGGTCCCGCTCATGTGTGTCAACTATGATCAGCTGGA tttaCTGCTGGCATCAAAATTTCTGGTGCACCACCCTATTACCCAGGAGGAGGCGTCATCAGAGGGCACGACACCCATTTCAGAGATGTgcccctccctccctccatccGAGTCCACTGG GTCTCTGTGCCATCCTACTGTGTCCCCGTCCAAATCCATCCCTATCCCACAGACCTTCAGACCTGGAGAGGAGGACCACCGCAACCAGTTTGGCCAGAGGGATCGCTCTTCCTCGGCCCCTAACGTCCATATCAACACCATCGAGCCGGTCAACATTGAC GATTTGATCCGTGATCAAGGCTTACCGAGGTCAGATGGAG CCCCCTCGCAACACCCAGCCCGCTGCTTGAGGAAGAACCGAACACGGACCTCAAGCCCCCTTCTGTCCTCCCACCCCAATGACATTGTCTTTGATTTTGAGCCTGAGCCAGTGTTCAGAG GCTCCACAACAGGCCTGTCGGCCACACCTCCTGCCTCCCTGCCTGGTTCCCTGCCCAATGTGAAGGTGTCTAAATCACCGTGCCAACCAAGGGAGCGGAAGCCATCGTCTTCATCTGAGGACCGCAATAAAATG AAAACTCTGGGTCGACGGGACTCGAGCGATGATTGGGAGATCCCAGAAGGTCAGATCACCCTAGGCCAGCGGATAGGATCTGGCTCCTTTGGAACAGTCTACAAGGGGAAGTGGCACG GTGATGTGGCGGTAAAGATGTTGAATGTCACAGCCCCCACTCCACAGCAGCTACAGGCCTTTAAAAATGAAGTGGGTGTCCTCAG GAAAACCCGCCATGTGAATATCCTGCTCTTTATGGGCTACACCACCAAACCCCAGCTGGCTATAGTTACACAGTGGTGTGAAGGCTCGAGTCTCTACCATCACCTGCACATCATCGAGACCAAGTTTGAGATGATCAAGCTGATTGACATTGCCCGTCAGACAGCCCAGGGCATGGA CTATCTGCACGCCAAGTCCATCATCCATAGAGATCTGAAGAGTAACA ATATCTTTTTGCATGAGGATCTAACGGTAAAGATCGGTGATTTCGGTCTGGCTACAGTGAAGTCCCGCTGGAGTGGCTCGCACCAGTTTGAGCAGCTTTCTGGCTCTATCTTGTGGATG GCTCCAGAGGTGATCAGACTGCAGGATAAAAACCCATACAGTTTCCAGTCGGATGTCTACGCGTTCGGCATTGTGCTCTATGAGCTCATGTCAGGGGCTCTGCCTTATTCCAACATCAACAACAGAGACCAG ATTATCTTTATGGTTGGCCGGGGTTACCTTTCCCCTGACCTGAGCAAAGTGCGCAGTAATTGCCCAAAGGCCATGAAGAGACTTATGGCAGATTGTTTGAAGAAAAAGCGAGAGGAGAGACCTCTTTTCCCTCAG ATCCTGGCCTCCATTGAGTTATTGGCACGCTCTCTGCCCAAGATCCACCGCAGCGCTTCTGAACCGTCCCTTAACCGCGCTGGCTTTCAGACAGAGGACTTCAGCCTGTACGCCTGCGCTTCCCCCAAGACGCCCATTCAGGCTGGTGGCTATG GTGAATTCTCAGCGTTTAAATAG
- the braf gene encoding serine/threonine-protein kinase B-raf isoform X1, whose product MAALSSAESPPPVFNGDSMNRDPERDPGLDELGAGLESACPGGAANPECQQDIPEEIWNIKQMIKLTQEHLEALLDKFGGEHNPPSIYLEAYEEYTSKLDALQQREQQLLEAIGNGTEFCSSPTPTLLDVKGPGAQSAPIAPNTLAVLQTPTDATRGNPRSPQKPIVRVFLPNKQRTVVPARCGMTVRDSLKKALMMRGLIPECCAVYRVQDGEKKPIGWDTDISWLTGEELHVEVLENVPLTTHNFVRKTFFTLAFCDFCRKLLFQGFRCQTCGYKFHQRCSTEVPLMCVNYDQLDLLLASKFLVHHPITQEEASSEGTTPISEMCPSLPPSESTGSLCHPTVSPSKSIPIPQTFRPGEEDHRNQFGQRDRSSSAPNVHINTIEPVNIDDLIRDQGLPRSDGGSTTGLSATPPASLPGSLPNVKVSKSPCQPRERKPSSSSEDRNKMKTLGRRDSSDDWEIPEGQITLGQRIGSGSFGTVYKGKWHGDVAVKMLNVTAPTPQQLQAFKNEVGVLRKTRHVNILLFMGYTTKPQLAIVTQWCEGSSLYHHLHIIETKFEMIKLIDIARQTAQGMDYLHAKSIIHRDLKSNNIFLHEDLTVKIGDFGLATVKSRWSGSHQFEQLSGSILWMAPEVIRLQDKNPYSFQSDVYAFGIVLYELMSGALPYSNINNRDQIIFMVGRGYLSPDLSKVRSNCPKAMKRLMADCLKKKREERPLFPQILASIELLARSLPKIHRSASEPSLNRAGFQTEDFSLYACASPKTPIQAGGYGEFSAFK is encoded by the exons ATGGCGGCGTTGAGCAGCGCCGAGTCCCCACCGCCCGTCTTCAACGGAGACAGCATGAACCGCGATCCGGAGCGGGACCCGGGACTAGACGAGCTGGGCGCGGGGCTCGAATCCGCCTGTCCCGGAGGAGCGGCAAACCCCGAATGTCAACAGGACATTCCCGAGGAG ATATGGAACATCAAACAGATGATTAAGTTAACGCAGGAGCACCTAGAAGCCCTTTTAGATAAGTTTGGAGGAGAACACAATCCGCCATCTATATACCTGGAG GCCTATGAGGAGTACACTAGTAAGCTGGATGCATTACAGCAGCGGGAACAGCAGCTTTTGGAGGCCATTGGAAATGGAACAGAGTTCTGCTCCTCGCCTACACCCACCCTGCTGGATGTGAAGGGACCGGGTGCCCAAAGTGCCCCCATTGCCCCAAACACCTTGGCTGTCCTGCAGACCCCCACTGACGCAACACGAGGGAATCCCCGCTCCCCCCAGAAACCCATCGTAAGGGTTTTCCTGCCCAACAAACAGAGGACAGTG GTTCCAGCTCGTTGTGGGATGACTGTGAGAGACTCCTTAAAGAAGGCTCTGATGATGCGAGGCCTGATCCCAGAATGCTGTGCGGTCTACAGAGTTCAGGATGG GGAGAAGAAGCCTATTGGCTGGGACACAGACATTTCCTGGTTGACGGGGGAGGAGCTCCATGTTGAGGTTTTAGAGAATGTGCCACTGACGACCCATAATTTT GTGCGAAAGACCTTCTTCACGCTGGCGTTCTGTGACTTTTGCCGGAAGCTGTTGTTTCAAGGCTTCCGCTGCCAGACGTGCGGCTACAAGTTCCACCAGCGCTGCAGCACAGAGGTCCCGCTCATGTGTGTCAACTATGATCAGCTGGA tttaCTGCTGGCATCAAAATTTCTGGTGCACCACCCTATTACCCAGGAGGAGGCGTCATCAGAGGGCACGACACCCATTTCAGAGATGTgcccctccctccctccatccGAGTCCACTGG GTCTCTGTGCCATCCTACTGTGTCCCCGTCCAAATCCATCCCTATCCCACAGACCTTCAGACCTGGAGAGGAGGACCACCGCAACCAGTTTGGCCAGAGGGATCGCTCTTCCTCGGCCCCTAACGTCCATATCAACACCATCGAGCCGGTCAACATTGAC GATTTGATCCGTGATCAAGGCTTACCGAGGTCAGATGGAG GCTCCACAACAGGCCTGTCGGCCACACCTCCTGCCTCCCTGCCTGGTTCCCTGCCCAATGTGAAGGTGTCTAAATCACCGTGCCAACCAAGGGAGCGGAAGCCATCGTCTTCATCTGAGGACCGCAATAAAATG AAAACTCTGGGTCGACGGGACTCGAGCGATGATTGGGAGATCCCAGAAGGTCAGATCACCCTAGGCCAGCGGATAGGATCTGGCTCCTTTGGAACAGTCTACAAGGGGAAGTGGCACG GTGATGTGGCGGTAAAGATGTTGAATGTCACAGCCCCCACTCCACAGCAGCTACAGGCCTTTAAAAATGAAGTGGGTGTCCTCAG GAAAACCCGCCATGTGAATATCCTGCTCTTTATGGGCTACACCACCAAACCCCAGCTGGCTATAGTTACACAGTGGTGTGAAGGCTCGAGTCTCTACCATCACCTGCACATCATCGAGACCAAGTTTGAGATGATCAAGCTGATTGACATTGCCCGTCAGACAGCCCAGGGCATGGA CTATCTGCACGCCAAGTCCATCATCCATAGAGATCTGAAGAGTAACA ATATCTTTTTGCATGAGGATCTAACGGTAAAGATCGGTGATTTCGGTCTGGCTACAGTGAAGTCCCGCTGGAGTGGCTCGCACCAGTTTGAGCAGCTTTCTGGCTCTATCTTGTGGATG GCTCCAGAGGTGATCAGACTGCAGGATAAAAACCCATACAGTTTCCAGTCGGATGTCTACGCGTTCGGCATTGTGCTCTATGAGCTCATGTCAGGGGCTCTGCCTTATTCCAACATCAACAACAGAGACCAG ATTATCTTTATGGTTGGCCGGGGTTACCTTTCCCCTGACCTGAGCAAAGTGCGCAGTAATTGCCCAAAGGCCATGAAGAGACTTATGGCAGATTGTTTGAAGAAAAAGCGAGAGGAGAGACCTCTTTTCCCTCAG ATCCTGGCCTCCATTGAGTTATTGGCACGCTCTCTGCCCAAGATCCACCGCAGCGCTTCTGAACCGTCCCTTAACCGCGCTGGCTTTCAGACAGAGGACTTCAGCCTGTACGCCTGCGCTTCCCCCAAGACGCCCATTCAGGCTGGTGGCTATG GTGAATTCTCAGCGTTTAAATAG
- the mrps33 gene encoding 28S ribosomal protein S33, mitochondrial, with amino-acid sequence MAGLSNYALRMARLSARIFGDVSRHTDPKSMRVVGFFKEPPLAQRTEVYDWYPPHKIYYSMTQKLRYLGLFRDEHQDFKEEMRRLRKLRGKGKPKKGEGKRATKKK; translated from the exons ATGGCAGGTCTTTCTAACTATGCCCTGCGCATGGCCCGTCTGAGCGCCCGAATATTTGGAGATGTGTCCCGTCACACAGACCCCAAGTCTATGAGAGTGGTAGGGTTTTTTAAAGAACCCCCTCTGGCCCAGAGAACAGAAGTGTATGACTGGTACCCCCCGCACAAGATTTACTATTCAATGACCCAGAAGCTCAGATATTTAGGGCTTTTCAG GGATGAGCACCAGGATTTCAAGGAGGAAATGAGGCGCTTGAGGAAACTACGGGGGAAAGGAAAACCTAAGAAGGGAGAAGGGAAGAGAGCCACAAAGAAGAAGTAG